From the Lolium rigidum isolate FL_2022 chromosome 2, APGP_CSIRO_Lrig_0.1, whole genome shotgun sequence genome, one window contains:
- the LOC124689940 gene encoding uncharacterized ATP-dependent helicase YprA-like: MAQRQHEAKVIPVRALDGRTTTVRIAAACSVDDLKATLRASSFPPGGAATFHLYLKGAKLLPHAKVGNLPIYPGDFISLVPFAAKAKPAAAAPFGRATTLPWSTGKRRKLSSSWYGTGNGDHDLYAPRKPPSSSSSHCNGTEPLDPAQMVEHLRQGLGKHGQIAHVEVIPGREASFSDDDLHLSDAMKTTLRSIGVTRLYAHQALAQDQLKALLQMKAALLLAGADDFAVDIYDGDTPMQDRARIRERARVLITNPDMLHASILPCHAQFRRILSGLAHVVVDEAHTYRGAFGCHAALVLRRLRRLCGDVYGRLPAFVFCTATLANPREHVVELAGIGEVELADEDASPCGAKHFVLWNSSGKKTTSSPMADVARLLAEMVQHGLRCIAFCKTRKVCEQVLAHAREVLEETTTAPEMVGSICVYRGGYMASERRQIEADLFGGRLRGVAATNALELGIDVGHVDATLHLGFPGSIASLWQQAGRSGRRSKDSIAVYVAFDGALDQYFMNYPAKLFGKPIERCHVDAQNRKVLRQHLACAAAENPLCPERDQLYFGGEAMNDAMSILKDKGVLTPKSNAADNNIWKYNGPGRRPSQSVSIRAIEHDKFTVKDATSGRVMEEIEESKAFFQVHEGAVYMHQGVSYLVERLDLSSKTAYCRMAELSYHTKTEDYTDIAVALGDAAAAVHADECTVTTRWSGYRRIYKPMNQVSDVIPLHLPSYSFDTQAVWATVPATVRATVEQSNLWFWGGVHAASHAILSILPLHMMCSSCDLGAECADPRETHPDGDDEHVVPDRVLLYDKHPGGIGLAAQARLLFPDLLAAALELVSACGCGSLDGCPNCVQSFACRQNNKNLDKEAAVLVLKGLIQGFEERIDQLDERFKSSQFSGS; encoded by the exons ATGGCGCAGCGGCAGCACGAGGCGAAGGTGATTCCCGTGCGCGCGCTGGACGGCCGCACTACTACCGTCCGCATCGCCGCAGCCTGCTCCGTCGACGACCTCAAGGCCACGCTCCGCGCCTCGTCTttccctcccggcggcgccgccacgTTCCATCTCTACCTCAAGGGCGCCAAGCTCCTCCCGCACGCGAAGGTCGGAAACCTCCCCATCTACCCCGGCGACTTCATCTCCCTCGTCCCCTTCGCCGCCAAGGCCaagcccgccgctgccgctccgttCGGCCGCGCTACTACCTTGCCGTGGTCCACCGGCAAACGGAGGAAGCTTTCGAGTTCTTGGTATGGCACCGGCAATGGCGACCACGATCTGTACGCGCCCAGGAAGCCgccgtcttcctcctccagccaTTGCAATGGCACGGAGCCGCTGGACCCAGCGCAGATGGTGGAGCACCTCCGGCAAGGGCTCGGCAAGCACGGACAGATCGCGCACGTCGAGGTGATCCCAGGAAGGGAGGCCTCCTTCTCCGACGACGACCTCCACCTATCCGACGCCATGAAGACCACCCTCCGGAGCATCGGCGTGACGAGGCTGTACGCCCACCAG GCACTCGCGCAGGACCAGCTCAAGGCTCTGCTGCAGATGAAGGCCGCGCTACTCCTCGCCGGAGCTGACGACTTTGCCGTAGACATCTACGACGGCGACACGCCGATGCAGGACCGCGCGAGGATCAGGGAGCGTGCCAGGGTGCTCATCACAAACCCAGACATGCTGCACGCATCCATCCTCCCCTGCCACGCCCAGTTCCGGCGGATCCTCTCCGGCCTCGCccacgtcgtcgtcgacgaggcgcaCACCTACCGCGGCGCCTTCGGCTGCCACGCTGCGCTCGTGCTTCGCCGCCTCCGACGCCTGTGCGGCGACGTCTACGGCCGCCTCCCCGCTTTTGTGTTCTGTACCGCCACACTGGCGAACCCGCGCGAACACGTCGTGGAGCTCGCGGGGATCGGCGAGGTGGAGCTGGCGGACGAGGACGCCAGCCCGTGCGGTGCCAAGCACTTCGTCCTCTGGAACTCGTCTGGGAAGAAGACAACGAGCTCGCCGATGGCCGACGTGGCACGGCTGCTCGCCGAGATGGTGCAGCACGGGCTGCGCTGCATAGCCTTCTGCAAGACGAGGAAGGTGTGCGAGCAGGTGCTGGCCCACGCGCGCGAGGTGCTCGAGGAGACTACGACGGCGCCGGAGATGGTAGGCTCCATCTGCGTGTATCGTGGCGGGTACatggcgagcgagcggcggcagATCGAGGCGGACCTCTTTGGCGGGAGGCTCCGCGGCGTGGCGGCGACGAACGCGCTGGAGCTGGGCATCGACGTCGGCCACGTCGACGCCACACTCCACCTTGGATTCCCTGGCAGCATCGCCAGCCTATGGCAGCAAGCCGGGAGGTCCGGCAGGCGGTCGAAGGACTCCATCGCTGTCTACGTCGCCTTCGACGGCGCCCTGGACCAGTACTTCATGAACTACCCTGCCAAGCTCTTTGGCAAGCCCATCGAGCGCTGCCATGTCGATGCGCAGAACCGTAAAGTTCTCCGACAGCACCTCGCCTGCGCCGCCGCTGAGAACCCGCTCTGCCCGGAACGCGACCAGCTCTACTTCGGCGGCGAAGCCATGAACGATGCCATGTCGATATTGAAAGACAAGGGAGTTCTCACTCCCAAGAGCAATGCGGCCGACAACAACATATGGAAGTACAACGGTCCCGGCAGGCGGCCGTCACAGTCCGTCAGCATCCGCGCGATCGAGCACGACAAGTTCACGGTGAAGGACGCGACGAGCGGGAGAGTGATGGAGGAGATAGAGGAGAGCAAGGCCTTCTTCCAGGTGCACGAGGGCGCGGTGTACATGCACCAGGGCGTGAGCTACTTGGTCGAGCGGCTGGATCTCTCGTCCAAGACGGCCTACTGCCGGATGGCCGAGCTGAGCTACCACACCAAGACCGAAGACTACACCGACATCGCCGTCGCCCTCGGAGACGCTGCCGCTGCTGTTCATGCCGACGAGTGCACGGTGACGACCAGGTGGTCCGGCTATCGCCGGATATACAAGCCGATGAACCAAGTCTCCGACGTCATCCCCCTCCACCTGCCCTCCTACTCCTTCGACACGCAGGCCGTCTGGGCGACGGTTCCCGCGACGGTGAGGGCGACCGTGGAGCAGAGCAATCTGTGGTTCTGGGGCGGGGTGCACGCGGCCTCGCACGCCATCCTCAGCATACTGCCGCTGCACATGATGTGCAGCTCCTGCGATCTCGGGGCGGAGTGCGCGGATCCTCGCGAGACACAccccgatggcgacgacgagcacGTGGTTCCCGACAGGGTCCTGCTCTACGACAAGCACCCCGGCGGCATCGGGCTGGCGGCGCAGGCGAGGCTGCTCTTCCCGGACCTCCTTGCCGCCGCTCTCGAACTCGTCTCGGCCTGCGGCTGCGGCAGCTTGGACGGGTGCCCCAACTGCGTGCAGTCCTTCGCTTGCCGCCAGAACAACAAGAATTTGGACAAGGAGGCTGCTGTGCTGGTGCTCAAGGGTCTAATTCAGGGAT TTGAAGAAAGAATAGATCAGTTGGATGAGAGGTTTAAGTCATCCCAATTCAGTGGCTCCTGA